CTTTAATAGGCACTGGGAAACCTAGTTTTTTTCGGTTAGCCCATTCTTCCGGTAAATGCCGGTTGGCAGCTTTGCGAAAGGCGTATTTAGTATTTTTACTGTTAAGTAGATATTTTGATGGAATCTTTTCCGCGACTTCCATTAAGCGAAGATCTAATAAAGGTGTGCGCGCTTCTAAGGAATGTGCCATCGTCATTTTATCTGCCTTTAATAAAATATCTTTTGGCATCCATTGGTGCATATCTAAATACTGCATCTTTTTTAGCTCGGGTAAATCGGGCACTTTTTCATATTGTTTTTTTACAATATCATGCACAGATTCACTTTGCTGATATTTCGGTTTTAAATATTCCCCAGACTCACTTTCTTCAAAAACTTTGGCTTGTCCGATAAAAAAATCTTCTGCGGGAGCTAGTGATTGATATAAGTGCAGTCTTCCGTGAAAGTTGCGCGCACTTTTTAACCGACTGGCTAAACGGAAACGTGAATTTTTTGGTAACTTTTTCAAACCTTGAGCAAACACACGGACCATTTTAGAGTTAGAGGAAAAACCATATTCTGTATAGCCTGCAAATAATTCGTCTGCACCTTCACCAGATAAGACAACTTTCACGTGTTCACTGGCTAATTTAGCTAAAAAGTAGAGCGGAACGCAAGAAGCGTTCGAGGAAGGTTCATCTAGATGGTATTGAATCGACGGAAAAGCATTAAAGGCTTCTTCCGATTCGATCACACGTGAGTAATTACTTAAGTTTAGTATTTCAGTAAGTTTTTTTGCTTCAGATGATTCATTATAAGTATGTTCGCCAAAGCCAATCGAAAATGTATATTTAGGTTTAGTAATAGTGGTGACAAGACTAGAATCTACGCCACTCGAAAGAAAAGTACCGACTTCCACATCACTAACCAAGTGAGCTTCTGTTGTTTCTTGGACAGCTTTGTCAATTTTATCCACAGCTTCTTCTTCAGTCATAGATTCTTCAGCATATTCCGTATCCCAGTATTGTGTAATTGTTAGCTCGCCATCTTTAACATAAAAATAATGTCCTTCTGGGACACGGTAAACATTTTTAAAAAATGTTTCATCTGTCGCGGGGTATTGAAAGGTCATATAAGGTTTTAGTGCGCCTGGATTGACCCTCTTTTCAAAGGCCGGATGGTCTAAAAAGCTTTTAATTTCAGAGCCAAATAGAAAAGTTTTATTTTTATGATAATAATACAACGGTTTAATCCCGAAGTGGTCCCGCGCACCAAATAATTCTTGCTTATCTCGGTCCCAAATCGCAAAGGCAAACATCCCTCGTAATTTTTTTACGATATCAGCGCCATATTCTTCATAACCATGCAAAATGACTTCAGTATCCGCATTGGTCGTAAAAGTATGGCCTTTAACTTGAAGATCATCTTGTAATTCCTGATAATTATAAATTTCACCATTAAAAATAATAGCTTTTGAATCATTCTCATTAAAAATTGGCTGGTTACCGCATTTTAAATCAATAATGCTTAAGCGTCGAAAGCCCAAACCTACACCTTCATCCACAAATTCCCCTGTATTATCAGGTCCTCTATGTACAATTCTTGCCATCATTTGGTCTAATTGTTCCGTTTTTTCATCTTTTGAATAAGTCGTGTTTACAAATCCAACAATACCACACATATTTTATCTTCACCTTTTTATTATAACTCAAGTTTCGCACACCAAATTCGGTAGATAAGCCTTGATATAATTGGGCAGCGTATCGATCCAGAGCTGCAGTTGACTTTCAATGAAGTCTTGTAGTTTATGACTCGCTTTTTCACTGACTGCTTGCAAAATGTCCATTAGTTCTAATAAAGCCACCGACCAGTCAAGTTCTTTTATTTGGTCAGCAAGTTCATAAAATAAGCCGCCTAAGGTCCGCTCGTCATTGGCACAGCGTTGTTGCCAACTTAATAAGATGTAGCGCGTGAACACAATGGTGGTATGACAAATCAAGGCTTGATAATTGCGCGTTTGGGTTTCTTGTGACAAATGAAGGAGAGATTTGGAAACTTTAAAGAACGTTTCTATGTCCCAGCGAACCGAGTACGTCTTCACGATTTCTTGGGATGACAAAGTCAGGTCATCTGTCATAAGGGCTAACCAAGCACTTTGGTTATTCCGATTTTTGACAAAAACGATTTTGACGGGGGTCTTCCCGCTGCTTGGCTGAACAATAATAGAGGAAATGATGGCTTCTTGACAGTATTCCTTTATTGACTTTTGGTAGAGTTCGCTTAATTTATATAAACGTCTTTGATAAAAATATTGGGTTTTGCCATTTTTTGCCATACCTAGGGTATGGATGCCTAAATCATGCAAACGATCGATCATTTTAGGAGAGGTAAACCATTTATCCATTAACACATGACTGGCGTAAACGCCTTGATCAAGGGCTCTTTGCACCATCTCAATGGCCACATCAGGCATAGATCGTTGGGCTTCTTTGAAGCGTTTTGCCCCACTCGTTCTTTGATCACTTTCCGCTTGTTTTTGATTGACTTGGTTTTTGCCTGAAAGCAATCCAAAATCAATAGGAATAAAAGAGTACCCATCAGAAAAGCCTAAAGTTAGCATGCGATAGCCTTTATAACCTTTTTGTAAAGCATGATCCCAAAGGCGCGCCAAACCAGGCACTTTCTGACTTCGATTTCGATAGAGCGTTGAGTCATCCAAAACAAGCGTACGTAGATGGGTACTTGGATCTGTTAATCGATGGATCTTTTCGATCACAGAAGCACTAAAACGAAGCAGAAAGCTACGCCAATTATTGTGCGGATCGTTCATCAAACGGTAAACGGTATCTTTCTTCATATATTGATCTGCTTCACGTCCGCTGAGGACTTGGTTCAAGGTCTTGCCCTTAAACACTAAACTGAAAAGAAAAGTAAAAATAATGGCGGGAGAATAGCCTTTTTGCTTACAAATAGAGGTTTGTCGTAAACATTTCAGGACGTTCAGTTCAGAAAAAATTGCGTTCATTTCATTTGGTAATTGATTTTTGATGTTTTTTAAGTGTATCATAAGAGCAAGAACTCCTTGTTTTTAGATTTGTCGTTAAATCCATTATAAAACAAAAGGAGTTCTTTTTGTATCCTTTGAACAAAAGTCAAGCGAACCATTATTTTACTATCAGCGTTGTTCTATCAAAGGGACATCATCATTTTGGGTATGCGAAACTTGAGTTATAATTTTATAATTATATTTTATATAAACTTTATCATATTACATGATATTATTAAAACAATAATTGAGAGTGTAAAATATTTTGTGTAAATAGAGAAAATACCATACAAAAAAGGAAGTCCTTTCTGTAGAATAAAGTTAACGACAACTAACTCACAGAAAAGAGGACTTCCCTATGAATGATTTTACTACAGATATTTTACAAACACTAGTAAATAAAGGCGATTTGAACGAATGCTTTCGTTCCCACCTGGAAAACGCAGTCAATGTACTCCTTAAGACCGAACTAACGGCTTTTCTGGATTACGAAAAATATGAACGAGCAGGGTTCAATTCTGGCAATTCAAGAAACGGGGCTTACCAACGAACGATCAAAACAGAGTATGGCGAATTGTCATTGGAAATTCCTCGAGATCGCAATGGGGAGTTTAAACAACAGACATTGCCAACTTATAAAAGATCCAATGATACATTAGAAACAACGATCATTCATCTGTTTGAAAATGGGGTAACGATGTCAGAGATCGCCCAATTAATTGAGAAAATGTACGGACATCATTATACGCCCCAAACGATATCCAATATGACAAAAGCCCTAACAGAAGAAGTTCAAGCGTTTAAAACTAGAGCGTTACACCAGGAATATGTTGCTGTTTTTATGGACGCGACCTACATTCCTTTAAAACGACAAACCGTAGCCAAAGAAGCCGTTTATATTGCTATTGGGATTCGAGAAGACGGTACCAAAGAAGTCCTGGGCTACACGATTGCGCCGACAGAATCCCTAGCTATTTGGGAAGAACTATTACAAGATATTCACGCCAGAGTCGTTCAAGATGTACTGCTTTTTATCACAGACGGTCTAAAAGGCATGAAAGAGAAGATTCATCAAATCTATCCTCAAGCCCAGTATCAACACTGTTGTGTCCATGTCTCTCGTAATCTGGCACATAAAGTACGGGTCAAAGATCGAAAAGAAATCTGTGAGGACTTTAAGACGGTTTATCAAGCAAGCACCAAAGAAGAAGCCCTACGCTGTCTAACCTATATGACGGATAAATGGCAGAAAGCTTATCCCAAAATGATGCAGTCGCTTCTAGCAAATCAAGACTTATTGACGTTCTATGAATTTCCTCCAAGTATCCGTCGTACCCTTTATTCAACGAATTTAATTGAATCTTTCAATAAGCAAATTAAAAAATACAGTCACAGAAAAGAGCAATTTCAAAATGAAGAATCTTTAGAACGTTTCCTTGTTTCTATCTTTGACCATTATAATCAAAAGTTTTTAAACCGAAGCCATAAGGGCTTCCAACAAGTGACCGATACCTTAGCTTCGATGTTTACAGAATAACGAATTGTTTTACAGAAGGGCAACTCATTTACACAAAATTATTGACGCTCCCCAATAATTTTCAAATAATTAAAAGAAAGAAGATGATTTATCTATTATATTATAAATATAGATTGAATTTTATGTCCTAGTAAACCTTTTTTATAGTTTTTTCAAGGCGATATATACTTTTTGATAAAATTTATAAAAAATAAATACTTAAATCCATAGTGACATAAAAAAACTACTAAAAATTTATTAAATAGGGTAGAGGGGAAATAAATTTCCGCCCCTCCCGTCGCACCGTACGTACGGTCCTCGTATACGGCGCTACATTTGTACTGTTTTCACGCTTTATTTAGATAGTAGGATAAAGGATCAACCAATCCAGGTCGATCCTTTTTCTTTATGGCTAAAACTTTCGGACTTAACGTAAAGTTGACAACGTCCATCCCGCATTTCCTATACCAACCTAATCTAGAATTAGCGACCTTATAAATGTCTTCTTTCTTGAAATGACACTTGAATAGTCGATTCAATTGTTGTAAATTCATATAGATTCGTCGCGGAAGTTTCCATTGCTTTATAATAATGACACGGACTTTATGTCGTAACCATTGACCAAACTTCGCTAGATAGGTTTTCATACTGCCGATACGGTAGTAATTGATCCAGCCTCTTATAATCTGGTTCAGCTTTGTAAATGTCACAGCTAAAGGTCGCGACACGGCATGTTTCCTTTTAAGAACTTCTTTGGTTTTGTCATAGAGTTTTGTTTTACTGACTTTACTCGGTTTACACTGCCAACCTTTTTGGTTCTTCCAAAAGGTAAATCCTAAAAATTGACTTTGTGTCGGTCGTACGACCTTAGTTTTTGTGACATTGACTTGCAAGAATAGTTTTCTTTCAATCCAACCAGTAATAGATTTCATCACTCGATTGGCTGCCATCTCGCTTTTGACAAAAATATCCGTATCATCCGCGTAACGAACGAAATGCAGCCCCCTTGCTTCTAATTCTTTATCCAGTTTATCCAGATAAATATTCGCTAAAACTGGGCTTAACGGACCTCCTTGCGGAACTCCGGTTTCGTTCGGGCTAACGAAGCCATTCTCCATAATACCTGCTTTTAAGAAAACACGTATTAAATGAAGGGTTTCTCTATCTTTGACCCGTTCTCTAAGGGTCGAGATTAATTGATCATGATTAACTGTATCAAAATATTTCTCAATATCCATATCAATGAGCCATTCATAGCCTTCATTCAAGTAATCAAGGACTTTTTCAATCGCTTGATGAGCACTTCGACCCGGGCGGAAACCATAACTGGTTTCACTGAAGTGGACATCGAAGATGCGACTTAATTGTTGCGCAGTTGCCTGTTGCACCACACGGTCCACCACACTTGGAATCCCTAAAGGTCTTTGCTTCCCATCAGATTTAGGGATATAAACTCTTTTAACCGCCTTTGGTCGGTAGGTCATCGACCGAATCTCCTGAACAAGGGTATGTCCATGTTGATAGAAATAATGATCGAGTTCATCGACTGTCATCTCATCAACACCCGGAGCCCCTTTATTCTTTTTGACCTGTTCGATGGCTTGCGTGATATTTTGATGACTCGTAATCTTTTCAATGAATCTCATGCGCTGTTCCTCCTCTAGTCGTAGATTTATCCAAGACCGCCCCCACTATCTTTCCCATCAATAGTTACGTTCTATTATTCTAGGGTATCCTCGTTTTCGGACTCCTTGGACATTTTCTTCTAGCGATTCACACTATACAAACATTCGGCCCTTTACTACCTAAACAGTAGCTACTATGGCCTCAGCTGACTTCTTACGACAAACCTTTTTCGACCGTTCGTTCACAAACGTCCGTAAGAGCTCCCAGGGTAAGACATTTATCTTTCTCTCCATAACCTCTTGATTTACTGTCTTGGTTTTACGTTTACCTTTTGGACTTCAGCTCGATATGCAGCCTTATCCACCATTTAGCCTCATCAAGTTCCTGTTCGTAGGCTTGAAAGATTTGCGACACCACTTCCTTCACCCCATCATCACTGATTTCAGCTTGTGGCTCGCTACGCTTGGCGGTAACTACCTGCGACTGGACTTTCACCAGCTAGATAAATGCCATGCCTGGCACACACATAAAAAAAACGCCTCAGTAACTGAGACGTTTTTTAGTATTTATTATCTAATATTTATTTAGTTGAACCTTTTTCCATAATTGTTGATGGAAGTACGATTGTTTTTTGTTCGATTTCTTCTCTGTTCATCAATTTCGTTAACAAGCGCATTGCAACAGCGCCAATGTCATAAAGTGGTTGAGCAATACTTGATAAACGTGGACGCGCTACATCAGTTAACAAGGAATTGTTACTAGTGATAATTTCAAAGTCATCAGGAACACTAATACCTTGATCATATAAACCGTCTAAAATACCGATAGCCAATTCATCATCAGTAACGTAAGCAGCTGTAGCTCCACTATTTAAAACACGATCTACCAATGCTAGACC
This region of Tetragenococcus osmophilus genomic DNA includes:
- a CDS encoding transposase, giving the protein MIHLKNIKNQLPNEMNAIFSELNVLKCLRQTSICKQKGYSPAIIFTFLFSLVFKGKTLNQVLSGREADQYMKKDTVYRLMNDPHNNWRSFLLRFSASVIEKIHRLTDPSTHLRTLVLDDSTLYRNRSQKVPGLARLWDHALQKGYKGYRMLTLGFSDGYSFIPIDFGLLSGKNQVNQKQAESDQRTSGAKRFKEAQRSMPDVAIEMVQRALDQGVYASHVLMDKWFTSPKMIDRLHDLGIHTLGMAKNGKTQYFYQRRLYKLSELYQKSIKEYCQEAIISSIIVQPSSGKTPVKIVFVKNRNNQSAWLALMTDDLTLSSQEIVKTYSVRWDIETFFKVSKSLLHLSQETQTRNYQALICHTTIVFTRYILLSWQQRCANDERTLGGLFYELADQIKELDWSVALLELMDILQAVSEKASHKLQDFIESQLQLWIDTLPNYIKAYLPNLVCET
- the asnB gene encoding asparagine synthase (glutamine-hydrolyzing); its protein translation is MCGIVGFVNTTYSKDEKTEQLDQMMARIVHRGPDNTGEFVDEGVGLGFRRLSIIDLKCGNQPIFNENDSKAIIFNGEIYNYQELQDDLQVKGHTFTTNADTEVILHGYEEYGADIVKKLRGMFAFAIWDRDKQELFGARDHFGIKPLYYYHKNKTFLFGSEIKSFLDHPAFEKRVNPGALKPYMTFQYPATDETFFKNVYRVPEGHYFYVKDGELTITQYWDTEYAEESMTEEEAVDKIDKAVQETTEAHLVSDVEVGTFLSSGVDSSLVTTITKPKYTFSIGFGEHTYNESSEAKKLTEILNLSNYSRVIESEEAFNAFPSIQYHLDEPSSNASCVPLYFLAKLASEHVKVVLSGEGADELFAGYTEYGFSSNSKMVRVFAQGLKKLPKNSRFRLASRLKSARNFHGRLHLYQSLAPAEDFFIGQAKVFEESESGEYLKPKYQQSESVHDIVKKQYEKVPDLPELKKMQYLDMHQWMPKDILLKADKMTMAHSLEARTPLLDLRLMEVAEKIPSKYLLNSKNTKYAFRKAANRHLPEEWANRKKLGFPVPIKDWLHEERFYKQVREIFAADFAAEFFDQDKILDMLDRNYQEEIDARRHIWTLYSFLVWYKVYFVDEDQKN
- the ltrA gene encoding group II intron reverse transcriptase/maturase, producing MRFIEKITSHQNITQAIEQVKKNKGAPGVDEMTVDELDHYFYQHGHTLVQEIRSMTYRPKAVKRVYIPKSDGKQRPLGIPSVVDRVVQQATAQQLSRIFDVHFSETSYGFRPGRSAHQAIEKVLDYLNEGYEWLIDMDIEKYFDTVNHDQLISTLRERVKDRETLHLIRVFLKAGIMENGFVSPNETGVPQGGPLSPVLANIYLDKLDKELEARGLHFVRYADDTDIFVKSEMAANRVMKSITGWIERKLFLQVNVTKTKVVRPTQSQFLGFTFWKNQKGWQCKPSKVSKTKLYDKTKEVLKRKHAVSRPLAVTFTKLNQIIRGWINYYRIGSMKTYLAKFGQWLRHKVRVIIIKQWKLPRRIYMNLQQLNRLFKCHFKKEDIYKVANSRLGWYRKCGMDVVNFTLSPKVLAIKKKDRPGLVDPLSYYLNKA
- a CDS encoding IS256 family transposase, which produces MNDFTTDILQTLVNKGDLNECFRSHLENAVNVLLKTELTAFLDYEKYERAGFNSGNSRNGAYQRTIKTEYGELSLEIPRDRNGEFKQQTLPTYKRSNDTLETTIIHLFENGVTMSEIAQLIEKMYGHHYTPQTISNMTKALTEEVQAFKTRALHQEYVAVFMDATYIPLKRQTVAKEAVYIAIGIREDGTKEVLGYTIAPTESLAIWEELLQDIHARVVQDVLLFITDGLKGMKEKIHQIYPQAQYQHCCVHVSRNLAHKVRVKDRKEICEDFKTVYQASTKEEALRCLTYMTDKWQKAYPKMMQSLLANQDLLTFYEFPPSIRRTLYSTNLIESFNKQIKKYSHRKEQFQNEESLERFLVSIFDHYNQKFLNRSHKGFQQVTDTLASMFTE